One Leuconostoc mesenteroides subsp. mesenteroides ATCC 8293 genomic window, GTTGGCTCGTCTAAAATCAAAATATCTGGATTACCAAACAAGGCTTGCGCAAGCAGAACTTTCACTTTATCATTTTCAGTTAGCTCACCCATCAAGGTATCGTAAACACTATCGCTAATACCCAGCTTGCTCAACAATTGACCAGCTTCAACTTCAGCATTCCAACCATCTAGCTCTTCAAATTCCGCACCCAAATCAGCAACACGCACACCATCTTCATCGTTAAAATCCGGCTTAGCATAGATAGCGTCCATCTCAGTTTTAACTTCGTACAATCGCTTATGACCTTGGATCACCGTATCTAAAACCGTAAATTTATCAAATGCAAAGTGATCCTGCTGCAAAGATGACATTCTCTCGCTATCACCGATTGAAATGGTTCCTTCAGTTGGTTGTAGTTCTCCTTGCAATAACTTCAAAAAGGTAGACTTACCAGCGCCATTAGCACCAATAATGCCATAAGTATTACCGGGTGTTAATTTCAAGTTAACATCTTGATAAATTTTAGGCCCTGAAAAACTAAAACTCATATCTGAAACTGTAATCAATGTAAAATCCTCCAATTAAGTTATGTAAAATAGTATCTCCAGAGTTCATTATTATCTGTATGCTTTGAGCAATAACTATTAAACACAAAGGTAAAATATCCTATACCAGTGTAACAGAAAAAGTGCGAAATATCGCACTTTTTCTAGTTATTCATAACACTAATTATACTTTCAAGTTTCCATCAACTGAAACTTGTCCATCATTCTTTGTCTCACTTTTTAAATCACGGAATCCGTTTTCAACTGGAATTTGATTTTCATCCGGGTCATCACGTGTATCTCCGAAAAAGGTGAATAAACTTAGTACAATGTACATTAGTCCAAAATAAAATCCATACTGATGAGATACCAAATGAAGTAATAATGTTGAAATTCCAGAGAATACTGCAGGCAAGGCAAATAAAATGAGAGGTGATAGCCCACGCTTACGCACACTATACCCAAGATATAAAGTATAAAGACCATTAATGATTAGATAAAACCAGATAACTTTATGTAAACCACTCACACTGAGTAACTTACCAATAAATGGTAGTACCAAACCAAGCATAAACGCTGCAAGCCACTGATACCCGTAGTATTTTTTGAATATCTTCAGCATTATTTCACCACCTATAGTTATCTCATTTATTTATTATATTATAACGAATTAATTTAGTTCACGCAACACGCTAATCGCTGACATTGCATAGAGTGGCGCTGTTTCAGCTCTCAATATTCGAGGACCCAATCCAGCTAATTCAAAATTCTGCAATCGTAATTCCTCAATCTCATTTTCTGTTAGACCACCTTCAGGACCAAATACACAGATTAGTTTTTCTCCAGATGGAACAGCCGAAACAGCCGCTATTAGTGCAGCACTTTCTCCATCACGAGCTGATTCTTCCCAAGCAACAAGTCCAGTATTTTTAGGCATTTGGATAGTATTTTGCCACGTGGTAAAAATAATTTCTGGAACAACCAAGCGATGTGCTTGCTCTGCTGCAGCTTGCGCTATTTTATTAAATCTTTTGACTTTCTTTTCTTGTTGCTTTCGCCAATCGGCAACTGTTCGTTTCATTGAGGTGAAAACGATTGTTTTGACACCAAGCTCTGTTGCTTTTTGGATAAACCAGTCAGAACGATCATTCTTTAGGGGAGACACGACGAGTGTTACATCAATTGGTAACTCAACATTTGAATAATATCGATCGATCACTTTGATATTCATAACCTCGTAATCAATTAAAGTAACTTCTCCAAGGCAGATTTCCAAATTATTACTAACAAATTCAGCTTTTGACCCCACTCGAGCTCTCAAAACTTTGCCAAAATGCTTAAAAATATCATTGTCAGCTGTCAAGCGAATCGTATCATTAATTGGTTCGTTTAGAAAATAGCGTTGCATTATTTAGAATCCTTTTTTGCAATGAATGCATGCCAGTCACTCATTGTTGTGTGTTGAAAAATTTTATATCCCGCTTGTTGTAGCTGTTGTTCAATCGACACTGAAATAGCATCATAGATTCCAGAAACCAAGAAATAGCCACCTGG contains:
- a CDS encoding RsmE family RNA methyltransferase, which gives rise to MQRYFLNEPINDTIRLTADNDIFKHFGKVLRARVGSKAEFVSNNLEICLGEVTLIDYEVMNIKVIDRYYSNVELPIDVTLVVSPLKNDRSDWFIQKATELGVKTIVFTSMKRTVADWRKQQEKKVKRFNKIAQAAAEQAHRLVVPEIIFTTWQNTIQMPKNTGLVAWEESARDGESAALIAAVSAVPSGEKLICVFGPEGGLTENEIEELRLQNFELAGLGPRILRAETAPLYAMSAISVLRELN